Proteins encoded within one genomic window of Saccharopolyspora pogona:
- a CDS encoding LLM class F420-dependent oxidoreductase → MNLRLGLQLTSFSYPGTPPASLFERVVETARTAEQAGFDLFAVMDHLMQLPVQGAPDEPMMEPYTLLGGVAARTARIQLSTLVTGVTYHNPARLAKTVTALDIVSGGRALLGIGAAWYDEEHRRYGYSFPSVRERFAWLDEALQICRSMFEGKSTSFSGEHFSVADALNEPQPVHVPPILIGGAGEQRTIPLAAKHADVLNLNCGFPDVPRKLEVLREKCAELGRDYDAINKNVLAVVFLGRTNEEAVAKRDAVLVRQRSGPAATGAGLPAALGSRMIVGDADTVGEKISGLIDLGLDGVIVNLAGDSHNPERLAHAGEVLRAALP, encoded by the coding sequence ATGAACCTGAGACTGGGCTTGCAACTGACGAGCTTCAGCTACCCCGGCACCCCGCCAGCGAGCCTCTTTGAGCGGGTTGTGGAAACCGCCCGAACCGCCGAACAGGCGGGTTTTGACCTGTTCGCGGTGATGGACCACCTGATGCAACTGCCCGTGCAGGGGGCCCCGGACGAACCGATGATGGAGCCTTACACGCTGCTGGGCGGGGTTGCGGCGCGTACTGCGCGGATCCAGCTGAGCACCCTGGTCACCGGCGTGACCTACCACAACCCAGCGCGGCTGGCCAAGACCGTTACAGCGCTGGACATCGTCTCCGGTGGGCGGGCGTTGCTCGGCATCGGCGCCGCCTGGTATGACGAGGAGCACCGCCGCTACGGGTACTCATTTCCGAGCGTGCGGGAACGGTTCGCCTGGCTCGACGAGGCGCTGCAGATCTGCCGATCGATGTTCGAGGGCAAGTCGACGTCGTTCAGCGGCGAGCACTTCTCGGTGGCCGACGCGTTGAACGAACCGCAACCGGTGCACGTGCCGCCGATCCTCATCGGCGGGGCCGGCGAGCAACGAACGATCCCCTTGGCTGCCAAGCACGCCGACGTCCTCAACCTGAACTGCGGTTTCCCCGACGTGCCACGGAAGCTCGAGGTTCTGCGGGAGAAGTGCGCGGAGCTCGGCCGCGACTACGACGCGATCAACAAGAACGTGCTGGCGGTGGTGTTCCTCGGGCGGACGAACGAGGAAGCGGTGGCCAAGCGCGACGCCGTGCTGGTCCGGCAGCGGTCCGGTCCCGCCGCCACGGGTGCCGGGCTCCCTGCGGCGCTGGGGAGCCGGATGATCGTTGGCGACGCGGACACGGTGGGTGAGAAGATCAGCGGTCTGATCGACCTCGGCCTCGACGGGGTGATCGTCAACCTGGCGGGCGACAGCCACAATCCGGAGCGGTTGGCCCATGCAGGCGAGGTGCTGCGCGCGGCGCTGCCTTAG
- a CDS encoding BBE domain-containing protein — MTALEPVTIGHYVGEADLTAEPERARRCYTEQNWQRLQALRARFDPNGFFYTYPDGVAPR, encoded by the coding sequence ATGACAGCTCTGGAACCCGTCACTATCGGCCACTACGTGGGTGAAGCGGACCTCACTGCGGAGCCGGAACGAGCCCGCCGGTGCTACACCGAACAGAACTGGCAGCGGTTGCAGGCGCTGCGCGCACGCTTCGACCCGAACGGATTTTTCTACACCTATCCTGACGGCGTCGCTCCGCGCTAA
- a CDS encoding nucleoside deaminase yields MEHKELIAEAVRLATESVENGWGGPFGAVITRDGEVIARGQNRVLLTGDPTAHAEVETIRKASQVLNSEAPSIPEDHQNESTLEFVPRPKDSDDVVPERARMLMGCSIYISGAPCPMCMSAIYWSRINAVYYAKDLKDTREIGFDDAFQYDDFKKPLDQRRISIQQIYPEIGDRAYQAWMNKPDRHPY; encoded by the coding sequence ATGGAACACAAGGAACTCATTGCCGAAGCCGTCCGGTTGGCGACCGAATCCGTTGAGAACGGGTGGGGCGGCCCGTTCGGCGCGGTAATCACCCGCGACGGAGAGGTCATTGCACGGGGGCAGAACCGCGTTCTGCTCACCGGCGACCCGACCGCGCATGCGGAGGTGGAGACCATACGGAAGGCCTCGCAGGTACTGAACTCCGAGGCGCCGAGCATTCCGGAAGACCACCAGAACGAATCGACTCTGGAGTTCGTGCCACGGCCGAAGGATTCCGATGACGTGGTGCCCGAGCGGGCCCGCATGCTCATGGGATGCTCCATCTACATCAGCGGTGCACCGTGCCCTATGTGCATGAGCGCGATCTACTGGTCCCGAATCAACGCGGTCTACTACGCCAAGGACCTCAAAGACACCAGAGAGATCGGTTTCGACGACGCCTTCCAGTACGACGACTTCAAGAAACCACTCGACCAGCGGAGAATATCGATTCAACAAATCTACCCCGAGATCGGGGACAGGGCGTACCAGGCGTGGATGAACAAGCCCGATCGGCACCCGTATTAG
- a CDS encoding IS4 family transposase produces the protein MTSDVTVAPDQVSLGVLVSAVPRDVIDLAVAARGVGAKRSGGTLPPHVVAYLTMGLCLFPDDDYEEVAMKVTGSLSRFGCWDASWQAPTSSGITQARKRLGSAVLADVFEGVAQPVATADTRGAWLRHWRLLAIDGFDVDLPDSEDNAAAFGYAGSGENRSAFPKARVVALAECGTHAFVVAEVGAWSQGEATLAARLYPRLHPDELFTADRNFYSFDAWTAAVRTGAALLWRAPTQLRLPVLAVLSDGTYASVLINPAIRGAHRERIIAAARAGIEVDPDEAHLVRVVEYDVPDRDGNGTGELIVLLSTILDPAHARADELAAAYHDRWEEETANDQLKTHLRGPGRILRSRLPDLVRQEIWAWLTVHYALSVLIARAAEAADIDPDRISFTRTLHLIRRTATGTAAFPP, from the coding sequence GTGACCTCAGATGTGACGGTGGCGCCGGATCAGGTGTCGTTGGGTGTGCTGGTTTCGGCGGTGCCGCGGGATGTGATTGACCTGGCGGTGGCTGCGCGTGGTGTCGGTGCGAAGCGTTCCGGTGGGACGTTGCCGCCGCATGTGGTGGCGTATCTGACGATGGGATTGTGCTTGTTTCCCGACGATGACTATGAGGAGGTCGCCATGAAGGTGACCGGGTCGTTGTCGCGGTTCGGCTGCTGGGACGCGTCGTGGCAGGCGCCGACATCCAGTGGGATCACCCAGGCGCGTAAGCGGTTGGGTTCGGCGGTGCTGGCCGATGTTTTCGAGGGCGTGGCGCAGCCGGTGGCCACAGCGGACACTCGGGGAGCGTGGCTGCGGCACTGGCGGTTGCTGGCGATCGATGGGTTCGATGTGGATCTGCCGGACAGCGAGGACAACGCGGCGGCCTTCGGCTACGCCGGGTCCGGCGAGAACCGGTCGGCGTTCCCGAAAGCGCGGGTGGTGGCCCTGGCCGAGTGTGGTACGCACGCGTTTGTGGTCGCGGAAGTCGGGGCGTGGTCGCAGGGGGAGGCGACGCTGGCCGCCCGGCTCTACCCGCGGCTGCACCCGGACGAGTTGTTCACCGCGGACCGCAATTTCTACTCCTTCGACGCCTGGACCGCCGCGGTGCGCACCGGAGCGGCGCTGTTGTGGCGGGCTCCGACACAACTGCGCCTGCCTGTCCTGGCGGTCCTGTCCGACGGGACCTACGCCTCGGTCCTGATCAACCCGGCAATCCGGGGCGCCCACCGGGAGCGCATCATCGCCGCTGCCCGTGCCGGGATCGAGGTGGACCCCGACGAGGCCCACCTGGTCAGGGTGGTCGAATATGACGTGCCCGACCGGGACGGTAACGGCACCGGGGAGTTGATCGTGCTGCTGTCCACGATCCTCGATCCCGCCCATGCACGGGCTGATGAACTGGCCGCCGCTTACCACGACCGCTGGGAAGAGGAAACCGCCAACGACCAGCTCAAGACCCACCTCCGCGGACCCGGACGCATCCTGCGCTCGCGACTGCCGGACCTGGTCCGCCAGGAAATCTGGGCCTGGCTGACCGTGCACTACGCCCTGTCCGTGCTCATCGCCCGCGCCGCCGAGGCCGCCGACATCGACCCAGACCGAATCAGTTTCACCCGCACACTGCACCTCATCCGCCGTACCGCCACCGGTACGGCGGCTTTCCCCCCCTGA
- a CDS encoding acyl carrier protein, whose translation MRGNENVLDGTDDVLDELKKLVTELTDLPAGALTSAASLATDLGLDDLAVAQILVEAELRFGVQIPDRVVRPGLQELADYIRAEARKENT comes from the coding sequence ATGCGCGGCAACGAAAACGTTCTGGACGGAACCGACGACGTTCTGGACGAACTCAAGAAGTTGGTCACCGAGCTCACCGATCTACCAGCCGGGGCGCTGACGTCGGCCGCGTCGCTGGCGACGGACCTCGGCCTCGACGATCTGGCGGTCGCGCAGATCCTCGTCGAGGCCGAGCTCCGGTTCGGTGTCCAGATCCCGGATCGCGTCGTGCGCCCGGGGTTGCAGGAACTCGCTGACTACATCCGAGCCGAGGCGCGGAAGGAAAACACATGA
- a CDS encoding TetR family transcriptional regulator, translating to MADQPPQRRRQARGERRIELLLDAAAEVFGEVGYAAATTNAIAARAASSPGTLYQFFPNKVEIARALSERYLRQLQQTQRKALAVEHADLPLTELIDAMVDPVIDFNLSNPGFQALFNAPDEQVATKPLHVREAVIERLSAIFAARAPELPKDQRVRSARVLVGVFRGVLPLIIGTKGAERAAVIGELKRICHDYLTPLIGA from the coding sequence ATGGCGGATCAGCCGCCGCAGCGCCGGAGGCAGGCACGGGGTGAACGACGGATCGAGCTGCTCCTCGACGCCGCCGCCGAGGTGTTCGGCGAGGTCGGCTACGCCGCCGCGACGACCAACGCGATCGCCGCGCGCGCCGCGTCCTCCCCCGGCACGCTCTACCAGTTCTTCCCGAACAAGGTGGAGATCGCCCGTGCGCTGTCCGAGCGGTACCTGCGGCAGTTGCAGCAGACGCAACGCAAGGCCCTCGCTGTCGAGCACGCCGATCTGCCGCTGACCGAGCTGATCGACGCGATGGTCGACCCGGTGATCGATTTCAACCTGTCCAACCCCGGGTTCCAGGCCCTGTTCAACGCCCCTGACGAGCAGGTGGCGACCAAGCCGCTGCACGTCCGCGAGGCGGTGATCGAGCGGCTGAGCGCGATCTTCGCCGCACGCGCCCCGGAACTGCCCAAGGACCAGCGGGTGCGCAGCGCGCGGGTGCTGGTCGGGGTGTTCCGGGGCGTGCTGCCGTTGATCATCGGCACCAAGGGCGCGGAACGCGCCGCCGTGATCGGCGAGCTCAAGCGGATCTGCCACGACTATTTGACACCGCTGATCGGGGCCTGA
- a CDS encoding antibiotic biosynthesis monooxygenase: MTVREGREDDYQRWQQRVDQAASGFSGFEAAEQYPPTSGEQNAWSVVFRFSTIDQLTTWLNSTERQELLAEGEGLFEGPTTQEVLAGEPPTRDVVTAVVSHDVRPGREREFRHWQNKVRKVQEKSPGFMGLELFEPIPRVQAKWVAVFRYDSREHLEEWLDSETRAKLLEEGKDYFAAYDVRKIRSAFGSWFRFDGEGEEGIPPNWKQAMTVLLALYPTVMVLNLTVGHQLDTAGLPGYLSLFIGNVLSVSILTWLLMPLVNRLFAFWLVPGPVRMAVTNLAGTAAVVACYLLFLAIFAWVTA; this comes from the coding sequence TTGACGGTCCGTGAAGGCCGCGAGGACGACTACCAGCGATGGCAACAAAGGGTGGACCAGGCAGCCAGCGGCTTCAGCGGGTTCGAGGCAGCGGAGCAGTATCCACCGACGTCAGGTGAGCAGAACGCTTGGTCGGTCGTCTTTCGCTTTTCGACGATCGACCAGTTGACCACCTGGTTGAACTCGACGGAACGACAGGAACTCCTCGCCGAGGGCGAGGGCCTGTTCGAAGGGCCGACCACGCAGGAGGTTCTCGCCGGAGAGCCGCCGACCCGGGATGTCGTGACCGCGGTCGTCTCACACGACGTCAGGCCGGGTCGCGAACGCGAGTTCAGGCACTGGCAGAACAAGGTCCGCAAGGTCCAGGAGAAGTCTCCGGGATTCATGGGACTCGAACTTTTCGAGCCCATACCAAGAGTTCAGGCAAAATGGGTCGCGGTGTTCCGGTACGACAGTCGTGAGCATCTGGAGGAATGGTTGGACTCCGAGACGCGGGCGAAACTTCTGGAGGAAGGAAAGGACTACTTCGCCGCCTATGACGTGCGAAAGATCAGATCGGCATTCGGCAGTTGGTTCCGCTTCGACGGCGAGGGGGAGGAAGGGATCCCACCCAACTGGAAGCAGGCCATGACCGTGTTGCTGGCCCTCTATCCCACCGTCATGGTCCTGAACCTGACAGTCGGTCACCAACTGGACACGGCAGGGCTACCGGGGTACCTGTCCCTGTTCATCGGCAACGTGTTGAGCGTCAGCATCCTGACCTGGCTGCTGATGCCCCTGGTGAACAGGCTCTTCGCGTTCTGGCTGGTGCCAGGGCCGGTCCGCATGGCGGTGACGAACCTGGCGGGCACGGCCGCCGTCGTAGCCTGCTACCTGCTGTTCCTCGCCATCTTCGCCTGGGTCACTGCCTAA
- a CDS encoding FAD-dependent monooxygenase, with protein sequence MSIESGGTLVVGAGPTGLTVATELIRRDRPVRIIDRGERPHPHSRAIVLWPRGLEALRRCGAAEEIVERALPLKAGNYYTGGRRVARLEFSGGLAGTRYQDPLSLPQRDTEEVLRRNFEQLGGKIEYGVSMRSLRQEAEKVHVGLGTTSGTPDEEFSWVVGCDGAHSGTREQLGVEFEGQAYQETFALSDGECETPLAHNEAHYFMSPHGVLVVVGLPGGLYRVFVSLRPGTDQSDLNGLVQEAAQQRCPVPLRLVGEQQTGSFQVNRRVAKRFHEGRVMLAGDAAHVHSPAGGQGMNTGIEDAQSLGWRLASADPGAAGLAGVRAWAAERRHVAQQVVADTDRQTQMWTLKGWRRRVRDGALGIAARTGLLNRVLPPRLAQLALAYPSSGTGVGMLKPGVRLPDEKLGDKWLHDMLNGNVLVLGFAVDRRETGNLPVVRAAADALAQQWAAELGSEADVVIVHSGAPDMPGDLLDETGQVHRRFGITGPALVVVRPDAVVAHAERLTDDIGR encoded by the coding sequence GTGAGCATTGAGTCGGGCGGCACGTTGGTAGTCGGAGCCGGGCCCACCGGGCTCACCGTCGCCACCGAGCTCATCCGCCGAGACCGTCCGGTACGCATCATCGACCGAGGAGAACGCCCGCACCCGCATTCGCGGGCGATCGTGCTCTGGCCGCGGGGCCTGGAAGCACTGCGCCGTTGCGGTGCCGCCGAAGAGATCGTCGAACGCGCGCTGCCGTTGAAGGCCGGGAACTACTACACCGGCGGGCGCCGGGTGGCCCGACTGGAGTTCTCCGGCGGGCTGGCCGGAACCCGCTACCAGGACCCGTTATCGTTGCCACAGCGAGACACCGAAGAGGTGCTGCGCCGCAACTTCGAGCAACTCGGCGGCAAGATCGAGTACGGCGTGTCCATGAGGTCGCTGCGCCAGGAGGCGGAGAAGGTCCACGTCGGGCTTGGGACCACTTCCGGTACGCCCGATGAGGAATTCTCCTGGGTTGTGGGCTGCGATGGTGCGCACAGCGGCACCCGGGAACAACTCGGGGTGGAATTCGAAGGCCAGGCGTACCAGGAGACGTTCGCGCTTTCCGACGGTGAATGCGAAACCCCGCTGGCGCACAACGAGGCGCATTACTTCATGAGCCCCCACGGCGTGCTCGTCGTGGTGGGGCTGCCCGGCGGCCTGTACCGGGTGTTCGTGAGCCTGCGACCGGGAACCGATCAGTCCGATCTAAACGGTCTGGTGCAGGAAGCAGCGCAGCAGCGCTGTCCGGTTCCGCTGCGCCTGGTCGGCGAGCAGCAGACCGGTAGCTTCCAGGTCAACCGCCGCGTCGCAAAGCGATTCCACGAAGGCCGGGTGATGCTCGCCGGCGATGCTGCGCACGTGCACAGCCCGGCCGGTGGTCAGGGTATGAACACCGGCATCGAGGACGCCCAGTCCCTCGGCTGGCGCTTGGCGTCCGCCGATCCCGGCGCGGCGGGACTGGCCGGAGTGCGAGCATGGGCGGCCGAGCGTCGCCACGTCGCACAGCAGGTCGTCGCCGACACCGACCGGCAAACGCAGATGTGGACGCTCAAGGGCTGGCGCCGCCGAGTCCGCGACGGGGCCCTGGGGATCGCCGCCCGAACCGGCCTGCTCAACCGCGTTCTGCCACCGCGTCTGGCCCAGCTCGCGCTGGCCTATCCGAGCAGCGGAACCGGTGTCGGCATGCTCAAACCCGGCGTGCGGCTGCCGGACGAAAAGCTGGGCGACAAGTGGTTGCACGACATGCTGAACGGCAACGTCCTGGTCCTGGGCTTCGCGGTCGATCGGCGGGAAACCGGCAACCTGCCCGTGGTGCGTGCTGCCGCGGATGCGCTCGCCCAGCAGTGGGCCGCGGAACTGGGATCCGAGGCCGATGTCGTGATCGTCCACAGCGGCGCACCGGATATGCCCGGCGACCTGCTCGACGAAACCGGGCAGGTGCACCGCCGGTTCGGCATCACCGGGCCTGCGCTGGTAGTGGTCCGCCCGGACGCGGTCGTGGCGCACGCCGAACGGTTGACCGACGACATCGGACGTTGA
- a CDS encoding response regulator transcription factor, whose protein sequence is MLLHQSVARALQPFGNLEVVEDPSAISAFDGAADLRPPDAALVCSTTSVNYLMANIARIRLTSPQTRILALLPLRDTELLGELRTVGVTSFGDAQTTLEELLALLDEIRIAPPPGQVTTEQIELIRIRMHCHHKLSAREREIVNLVAQALSNRQIASALRITEGTVKRHMQNIFTKLGANSRIDAVNKATAETCNCSPKQGRICGENVPKSPHCTLSGEHCGTEHRPLVTAFPGGKR, encoded by the coding sequence GTGCTGTTGCACCAATCGGTGGCACGTGCATTGCAGCCTTTCGGCAACCTGGAAGTGGTGGAAGACCCGAGCGCAATCTCCGCGTTCGACGGCGCGGCCGACCTGCGGCCGCCGGATGCGGCCCTGGTCTGCTCGACGACTTCGGTCAACTACCTGATGGCCAACATCGCGCGGATCCGGTTGACTTCGCCGCAGACCCGGATCCTGGCACTGCTTCCACTGAGAGACACGGAGCTGCTGGGCGAACTGCGGACCGTGGGCGTCACCTCCTTCGGGGACGCGCAAACCACGCTCGAGGAACTGCTCGCGCTACTGGACGAGATCCGGATCGCTCCGCCGCCTGGCCAGGTGACCACCGAGCAGATCGAATTGATCCGCATCCGCATGCACTGCCACCACAAGCTGTCCGCGCGGGAGCGGGAGATCGTGAACCTCGTCGCACAGGCGTTGAGCAACCGGCAAATCGCAAGCGCCCTGCGCATCACCGAGGGCACAGTAAAACGGCATATGCAAAACATTTTCACAAAACTTGGCGCGAATTCAAGAATCGATGCGGTCAACAAGGCAACCGCAGAAACGTGCAATTGCTCCCCGAAGCAGGGCCGAATTTGCGGTGAAAACGTCCCAAAATCTCCACATTGCACTTTGTCCGGCGAACATTGCGGCACCGAGCATCGGCCGCTGGTGACGGCATTTCCAGGAGGTAAAAGATGA